The Micropterus dolomieu isolate WLL.071019.BEF.003 ecotype Adirondacks linkage group LG23, ASM2129224v1, whole genome shotgun sequence DNA window cctttctacatgtttacactccacacaggtgtattgataTAGTAAGTGCATTTTCACTCGTGAAGGTTTTATTGtatgtacttacagtaacaaaCGTAGCTGTCGGCAGATCAAGgggtttggagctaacttaacttcaCTGTCTCCACCGCGACGGAGCGGCGTCTCTCTATGCTaggcactgtgtgtgtatgtaggagccaacagagagcagcagaggctgcagcctgatgataaacagtcCCAGGTCAGTTTGATACCGCGTTTCAGTACCATCACTGAACATTAGTTTTGTTATATAGCGTTtcaagttaaatcagatttgacaaTCGAAACATAAAATTACATTATAGGACTTgctagtctcgatagcagtatcgataagctctgactgatttttgggttttgagaaatttaggaaccgggtccttttagaACCGGATATCGTTCCTCCTTCCCTACTTGCCACTCTGTTTTCCTGCCCCACTCGCTTTTTTTCCCTCAACGGCCTTCTCTTGTCTTTTCTCCTGTCCCTCCCTCTTGCCTTCCCCTGTGAGTAACAACAGCAGTCAAACAACAGCTGTGCTCACTTGTAAGGCCGAAAACAAAAGTGACAGTTTTGGCACCTTTGAGATGCAGGAGAAGAAAGGGAAGGCTTTCAGATTCTCATCAGACTTAATAATGTCATTTCTATGTTTGTTCATGCTCCCTTGTTACAGCGGAGACGCACagatacaataaaaatacacacaagctAGTCATACCTAGGATTCTTTGTTTAAAATCCGAGCAAAAACCATATGTCCCTGTCCATGGTTCTGAACTATTTAAAAccagtctctctgtgtttctctctccatGGTCAAACAAGGTCAGTCTTTTCACTGCAACatcctttattattttattcaatgacatttatttttctaattcCATCAATCAGACTTAAATACAACCACCACTACCACTGTGACGACTGCAAACACATAGAAAACCTAAGCAATCATGCATGTAGTTCTCCCTAGCAACCATCAATGTAGCAATGTCCTTCCAACCACTTGGCTACAACCATGGAGAACACCTGGGCAAGTACACTTTAAAGTTTCTAGTATAAAATCCtgaataaatttatgagaaaattacagcaatttaaaggtccagtgtgtaacattaaaaggatctattgacagaaatgcaatataatatccataactatgttttcagtggtgtataaagtttttattactttagaatgagccatttctatctacatacaccgcaggtcctcttacatggatgtcgccatgttgcaccaccatgttactacagtagcccaaacagtagggctgaaacgattcatcgatgcttcgtttaatccatataactatacagcacagtgtttcgcagggacatttattactgtcgcacatcgcgcttacgctgtgaacacaacGTGATTATAACaacgctgtttgcaaagtggaggaagagtgAGAAAATaacgagggacaaagaagaaagtgtccaaagtatgggattatttcaagctaaagaaaacaaatctgtggaCAAACTGCGGGCTGACTTTGAGCGGTGGTCTCCATTGTATCTCTCTATGTGGGGGAAGGCAAACatcattaaaatgatttgtgCTCCGAAATTTAACTATTTGCTACAGGCTATGCCAGTCCGAATTCCTTTGCGCTATTTCAAACAATTTGATCAactttgtaatacatttttatggaaTAATAAACGCCCCAGGATGAACCTGCGAAAGCTGCAGAGGCCAGTGGACAAAGGAGGATTAGGTGTGCCCAACTTGCTTTTTTACCATTAGGCATATGGCACAGTGGTCTTTACCCCCGGAGAGAGCCCCTCCGTGGTTCCACCTCGAAAGCGCGGTGTCCTCCCCTCTCACACCCATTGCATACATCTCAGCTAAATTAGCCCAACAGTATCAGTCACATCCCATTTTGTCTCATATTCAGTGGGTCTGGAAGAGAGTAGCTAAGATTCTTAAATTTGATCCGTATCTGCACCAGGCTGCCGGGATCTGGCTAAATCCCAAGCTCTGTATAAATAAATCTCCCTTCCTTTGGAAGCTTTGGTTGCAAAAAGGGATTAGGGTGCTCAGTGACTTGTACCAGGATGGGACATTAAAGTCTTTTGAGGCACTTAGTCAGGAATTTGACTTACCACGTAATCAACAGTGGAAGTATTTTCAGTTAAGACACCTACTGGTGCAGGTCTTCGGCTCCCCTTCAGTAGTCCCACCGAGCGGTGACATGTTGGAGAAGGTTCTAACAATCTATGGGCGTGGCCATGAAGCCTCTGCCTACTACGCTATGATCCTTACGGCCTCGGACTCTAATATTTTGTCCCTTAAAATGACATGGGAAACTGATTTAAAGGTGTCATTTACAGATGCAGAATGGGGCAGAATTCTTAGCAATGGGAAAAAAATGTCAAGGGAATTGCGAACGCGACTTATCCAATTCAAAATACTGAATAGAATCTATTGGACACCATCCAGGCTGCATAAGGTTGGTTTGGTTGATAACTCAGAATGCTGGAGGTGTCAGGACAAAAATGGTACCTTTGTACACATGCTCTGGAGTTGCCCGAAAATTCAGGCATTTTGGTCTTCCCTGCATACAATTGTAGAGAAAATTGTCGAACAGAATATCCCACTCACCCCTAGTCTGTTTATTTTGGGGGACCCCTCTGCATTAAGTGACCTGGCCCCTCCACTCTCTAACTGGATCCAGACTGTCCTCATGCTAGGCCGGAAACTTGTGGTCAAAGAATGGAAAGCCCCCTCTGCACCAGCACTGGATTTGTGGTACGCCGCTCTGGGTCAGCTGGCTGCCCTTGAACATCTGTCCTATAGGTTGCTGGATAAAGTGGAGGAGTACAACTTGAAATGGGGGAAGTTTCATTCGTACATCTTGAAGGTTTAACAGCGTTCCAGCTCAAAAACATAGCATTTAACTAGATAACATGATTGATGGATACTTTTGGATAGAATACGGTACCTACATTTAGGCAAGGCTGTAACTCAAGGGCTAGGTGCAtcactgctttattttattttattattattatttttatttatttatttattgttttttctctattattttctaaatgtatttagtttttgtctATGGGCGTGCCACGTCCTCCTTTCATTCTATTTTGTTGTATGAGTATTGCTTTATTTTTCggaaggaatgtgtgtgtgtttaaatgttctgaaaaatcaataaaatgttaagctaaatgaataaatgtaaataaaggaATTAAATTCATTTTCTAAATCACCCATcagcctgaatggaaacagaGCTCAGCAAGAGGTTAAAGTTCAAGTGTGATGATAAAGTCTTGATCTACTCTACTCTTAGAGAGGATTGTGAGGTCAAGGTTTAGAAATGaaaccattaaaaatgtttatattctAGGAAGCCTTTCATTGGGAGGGGGTGTCTCTGCATGACCTCCCTGAGGTTGGTCAAACATGATATTTATATAGACAAGGGAATATAAGGAGATAATATCCCTGTGTCACAGGAAGTTCAAGCAAGGAAAGAGAACACAAGGGAGTGGACCAGACCCAGAACCAGAGCCACGGCAGGTTCAGTTTTATGGTTTAATAATAACACCCTGTACGAGTACCCTGACTTACAGCACGCTGAGGCAGGCCAAGGGCCAAACAGGCAGACAGTccaaaaagcaaacacatccAAAGGACTTAGGCAATAAACAAACTCCTAAAAGATCCGATACATCAGGCCAAAAATCCAAAACCCAAGAAAACACTGGGAAAGGACTAGAAGGCTGGACTTGTAGACAGAGACTAAGCGGCAAAGACAAGAGAAGCTGACAGACTAAAAGATGTTTGGGATTTCCCCTTTCTGGTTATACATCCCTGCCTCTGCTGAATAAGTTATGTCCCTGGTGGGGACAGAATTTATCCCCCCCTCAGAGTGATCAATGCTACTTCACTAGTGATGCTACTGATCACAAAACTCAGNNNNNNNNNNNNNNNNNNNNAAATGACATGGGAAACTGATTTAAAGGTGTCATTTACAGATGCAGAATGGGGCAGAATTCTTAGCAATGGGAAAAAAATGTCAAGGGAATTGCGAACGTGACTTATCCAATTCAAAATACTGAATAGAATCTATTGGACACCATCCAGGCTGCATAAGGTTGGTTTGGTTGATAACTCATTATGCTGGAGGTGTCAGGACAAAAATGGTACCTTTGTACACATGCTCTGGAGTTGCCCGAAAATTCAGGCATTTTGGTCTTCCCTGCATACAATTGTAGAGAAAATTGTCGAACAGAATATCCCACTCATTTTGGGGGACCCCTCTGCATTAAGTGACCTGGCCCCTCCACTCTCTAACTGGATCCAGACTGTCCTCATGCTAGGCCGGAAACTTGTGGTCAAAGAATGGAAAGCCCCCTCTGCACCAGCACTGGATTTGTGGTACGCCNNNNNNNNNNNNNNNNNNNNGGGGAAGTTTCATTCGTACACCTTGAAGGTTTAACAGCGTTCCAGCTCAAAAACATAGCATTTAACTAGGAAACATGATTGATGGATACTTTTGGATAGAATACGGTACCTACATTTAGGCAAGGCTGTAACTCAAGGGCTAGGTGCAtcactgctttattttattttattattattatttttatttatttttttatttatttatttaccttactTTCTctattattttctaaatgtatttagtttttgtctATGGGCGTGCCACGTCCTCCTTTCATTCTATTTTGTTGTATGAGTATTGCTTTATTTTTCggaaggaatgtgtgtgtgtttaaatgttctgaaaaatcaataaaatgttaatcataaaaaaaaaaggtaatgcTGCATAGGAGTAACTTCAAGAATGACTTGAATGAAAAAGCAATAAacagtataatataataattttataatgaTAACACCATCTGGTGTCATACATACATTCTGGTGTCACCAAAATCTTAGTTGACAAGGTAATGAAACATGTCTGTAACAGCTAAATGACTCCCTGCTTTTGCTTTACATACAGTAGGTTATCCAGAAGAACACACTATTTGcaagtttcaaaataaataaatagaggGCCTCAAAACATCCATGTGATTTATCGCCCACCACATGTAAAGTCAACATTTTTACAGTAAGTATAAATTCAGGTTAGTTTGCAATATATCTTTCAAATTTCAACTTAATCTTTGGGTAAATTTGTCTTGCAACCTCGGACTGTAGCCAATTTTCAATTGGGTCACCTGTAGCCATCATTTTGAGATATGCATATTTTGTTTGAGTAACGTTTGATGTTTTGAGAAAACTATTAGGCCATTTTTAAGAGAATGgaaaattatatatatgtatatttatttgtgactcttaatttcttttaaagaaATGAGTTTGGGTAGAAATCCAGTAGAACTGAACAGTCAGCCACAGAGAAAAGAATTAAGACATGTGAAGCAGAATAATATTAACAAAAGTTACCTGGTATCGTATGAATTTTATCCATAGCTGTGTGTCTGCTGGCTGCTCTCTGAGCCGCCTGTTAAACTCTTCAGTCCTCCCAGTCAAAATCGCTGCACTCTGCACAGTCTGCACGTCCTGCTTCTGCTGCTCCGGCTGGTCCTGTTTTCCCTTCCCCTGCAGCCAGAGGGCAGTAGAGGAGTCATACACACCGAGTGGATTTGCTGCCGATGTCTGCCCTCTGTCACCTGGATTGACAAATGAAAGGCTTGGGGTTAGATGAGAGGATTaatatgaaaagataaaaaggCCAGAGATCTCTGACACAGAAAAAGTACACTCAAATCCTGAAATGTTCTTAATACAATATTGTAGTGTTCAATCCCTGCAAGCTGACGACACATTACAAACTTCATAGGGTCGACTAAAGCCATTATTCTAATACCCCAAATCAGGTCAGCCTTACTTTGGGTATTTGTACTGATTATCTGTTAAGAATGTGAGAGTTTAAAACTTTAATTCCTTGGTTCTTACAGCTAGGGCTGCTGAAATAACGTAACGCTGTTGATATATTTGACTAAAATCTGTTTCAGTTTGTATGATTGTATAGAGTTTGAACTCGCAGTATACCAACTTCAGTCATGCTGTGTGTAAGCAGCTTTACAATGACATGGACAAAACTGTATTCAACATTTTTCATACTGAAATAACAATAACAcggttgttgtttttattgttttggagTTTGTAAAGCCTGTTGTGGGTAAATCTCTCACCAatctctcctccttttttcccctcatcgTCACCCAGCGGGAGGAAGGAGGCGAGGCAGGAGGCATCACTGCACTCAGGAATCGTTGGTAATGTAGGAACAGGGGGCTCTGACTTCAGCAGCTGGCGACTGACTGCAGAGAAGTATCTGTCTGCTGCTTTCTTCTTGTCCCCACCTTTCTGTTTCTTATTTGACTCCGACTCCTCCCAGCTGACTCCCTGCCTGCGAGGATCCAGACCCAAGGACGAGCTACCTTTCCTCTTATACCTGCAACACAGAGTTTCAAATATGATCTTTAAAATGATAACCTATTACGTTTTCATTTCTGTTACTGTAGTCTTTaaacctacttccagtacatgGAAGCTTTTATGTTTAGAGGTTTTCCCCAAGCTCAATGATTTGTTGAAGGGCTTTGATATGTAATAAACTGTAGAACCAGACAGTTAGCATGAGCAGGGATAGTCACTAAAACAGACACCCTACATTAACTGAAAACAATCCAAGGATATAGATGTCACAGCACTGTCCTCGTGGTGCAGACTGTGTGTATGTCTTACCTGGCTACGTCTCCCCTGTACAGGGACTTGTACGTCCAGTTGGCTGCGTCTGCTTTACGGTCCACACAAAACGGCTGGTCTGTGGGCGACTGGAGGTCATCCAACCAGGAGAAACGACTTGCTAACGGAGCAACCTTGGGCCTGCATGGATGCACACACAACCCCAAACATAGTAACCATAAATATGGGCCAGAAGTAATCCAGTGCTATTGTGTATAGTGTAAGAAGGTGTTATGTAAACATGTGTGTCCATACCCATCTGCCTCTTCCTCCCTTTTGAGGTCACTGGGGTAAATTGTTTCAGAGTCAGATCCACTGCTGTCTGAATACCTCCCGctcttctttttgtgttttttcttctttttcttcttcttttcactcttctttttcttcttctttggtggCACGTTACCCTCTTCCTCCCCTGACTTCTCCTCCACAGAGCTCACCTCTCTGCCCGCCCTGAGGATTATAAGGTGAACTCGGCGTTAATGGGAGGCAGGGGCGCAAAGAACATATTCAAACCAAACACCTTCCTCAAGCTAAATTAAAGACTTATTTTCAAGTAAATATGTGTACTAGAAAAGTAACAGAATAAAACGTAATTTCTGAACAGAGTGAATAAAAAGTTGGATGCAAGAAAGAAGAATAAGAACATAGAAATAAGAAAAATGGAATAAACAATGGTACAGAAGCAACATTTATGAAAATATGTTTCAAGAGGAAATATAAGAGATGTTAAAAACTACAAAGTTGTGTGCTTAAGCATGttgagaaagaagaaagaaacttGCTTCCGTTTTTGATTTGTACCTTGATTCCTTCTCGTTGAGCCTCTCAGTCGTCTCAAAAAAACGAGTATGAAGAGAGAGGGCATCTCTGGTCTGAAAACTCTTATTTTGTAGCCAGTCTAATTCTAAAATGAGAGAgtagagacaaaaaaaagagctATTCAGCTATCAGGAGAAGGATGGAGATCCTGATGGTAATTATCACTATCACTGCACGTGTTTACACGCAGTGTGAGGATTACATGGAGAAGTTCTATTCATAACAAGTGTAAGTAGCAGAGTCTAGGAAGCCAGAAACCAGACGAGTTAACTCAGTcagtacagacatgagagagttgctgtattgttgttatacattcatgccaataaagctaatttgaattgaattgctgCATGTGGATGAGCCAAAGACATGCCTGCACTGCCACAGAGGATCAGGAAGCTGGATTATGATACAATCATGTCTGTGAAGCTGAAGAACCAGGTATCTCTATGTCCCACAGAACATAGAGAAAAGCAACAAGATTGAAAAACagtgcatgtaaacatgttaaGCGACATAATAGTGATGACAACAGGGtcgtgttttcatttaaaaccaaaaaatatcATAATATGTAAAGGGGAGATTAAGGATCCAGCAAGTGTATTGGCTCCGTCTTTAGCAGAAACATACACATTGGAGAAGGTCATCAGGCTTTGTTCCCATATTGTGGTAACTTCATTTATATGGATATGCAAGAAAACGTTTTCAAACTGGTAACTTATGCAGCGTTGCTAACAGACAAGACAACAATCAGTCGCCAGCTCTTAGTTAAGACTACTAAGATTCTAATAATAAGTTATATTTCTTTGCTTGGTCTATTACGCGAAGGTGACAAATAGTCAAACGGTATCCTGGCTTTCTGAAGAAACACTGGGGCCGAATGTAAACTTATCGTCAAGCTAGTCTGTCAGTCATTCACCTTCAACAGCTACGATCAGCTAGCTCGTGTTCAACAGGTTTTACTACTCAGTATGACGACAACAGGGTACAGTCGTGTATTGAGGCGAACAGTAATCGATATTAAAGCATGAAGAAGTAACTACCTTTGGACGAATCTTCAACTTTGTTACTCTCTACTTCTGCGAAAGCTGGAAACAGAGCCATGATGGTGTGTCGCATATAAACAGTCGCGGGAACATGACGTCACTTGACGGCCAGCTTACTGAAACAAAATGACCAAATAACAATAATCAATTCATAAAATCACCAATTAATTACCCCGAGATTGATTTTACTGttaatgtgattattttgatgcccatttttttattcacaaaatTCATTTTCCTAAAAGATTaacaatattttctcttttcttcatGGTTTTGACATATTTTATCAACTCTAACTAGAATAGTACATGGgcaaataaaattttataaatacatttcccaaaaacaatttaatacaatcttcttttttctattttaaattgtattcatttctttttgtattttagttaatattggttttgtttattgttCTTTATTGCTGATATTAGACAGATTTCCATCCCATGTTCAAGACTTCATTTGTGATGaagttgaaatgtgttttggattaataaaGTCTTGCAAGAAAAAACAATTGCAATTTATTTGTATGTAAGGTGTGTTTTTCTGAtaatcagagaaataaaaagagaaatataagAATTTTGTATAAAGAAAACTGTTACTGCACTATGTACTTTGTCCTATTGGAATGAATTTGTACAGGAAATACCTTGGAAGAAAGTTTGTACCTTTTAAATATCTACACTAACAAACAAGATGAGATAAGTTTTTGGCATGTTGCACTGAAGGTTCTATCCAGGAAAATGCTTCCTCCAAAGACAAAAAAGGACATCAGCAGAAACTGTTTATTCTTTGATGAATGCTCAGAGACAATACtctatttgatttttttgtagtgcacaaaaacacaatatttgaTCTAATCTTACATCtacaataattttttatttacgTTTGGTTGTCATTTATTCTACCTGATTTGACAATGAGATGAGCAGAATCTGAATCAAATGGAGGAGAAGGAGTCTGGTGGTTAATGTGATCCCTGAAAACTGCATATAAATGGGGTAAATACATTGAGTTGCCAAGACAAGTTTAtattaaatgtggaaatatttcTTAGAACTTGTGATCTGTGTGTTGGAATTATACTTGAGCTCCCATGAGAAGGCTTTGAGCTTTGCACAATTTCTTTCACAATTACAAATGAGTCCAGGTTTTTCAGCGTTAAATGTTTACAAAAAGAACTTTTCTTTACTGTGTACAGCGAGAAAATCATCTTGTGCAGTGTAGTCAAGGACAGGAAATAGGTGGCTATCACAATATTAATTCCCGTCTTCAGCATTTAAAATAAG harbors:
- the LOC123962642 gene encoding nuclear exosome regulator NRDE2-like (The sequence of the model RefSeq protein was modified relative to this genomic sequence to represent the inferred CDS: added 99 bases not found in genome assembly), which gives rise to MRHTIMALFPAFAEVESNKVEDSSKELDWLQNKSFQTRDALSLHTRFFETTERLNEKESRAGREVSSVEEKSGEEEGNVPPKKKKKKSEKKKKKKKKHKKKSGRYSDSSGSDSETIYPSDLKREEEADGPKVAPLASRFSWLDDLQSPTDQPFCVDRKADAANWTYKSLYRGDVARYKRKGSSSLGLDPRRQGVSWEESESNKKQKGGDKKKAADRYFSAVSRQLLKSEPPVPTLPTIPECSDASCLASFLPLGDDEGKKGGEIGDRGQTSAANPLGVYDSSTALWLQGKGKQDQPEQQKQDVQTVQSAAILTGRTEEFNRRLREQPADTQLWIKFIRYQDEVSATVFGGEEERPGSDSAERRKGFPPSSPGE